A region of Bacillus cabrialesii DNA encodes the following proteins:
- the cydD gene encoding thiol reductant ABC exporter subunit CydD, protein MGKDLFRYKGMKRILTVITCLTLIQTAAIIMQAEWLSEAVTGLFNGEGIVSLFPVIGFFLIAFVARHGVTVARQKIVYQYAARTGADLRKSFLDQLFRLGPRFAKKEGTGQMVTLAMEGISQFRRYLELFLPKMVSMAIVPAAVVIYVFFQDRTSAIILVAAMPILIIFMILLGLVAQRKADRQWKSYQRLSNHFVDSLRGLETLRFLGLSKSHSKNIFYVSERYRKATMSTLRVAFLSSFALDFFTMLSVATVAVFLGLRLIDGDILLGPALTALILAPEYFLPVREVGNDYHATLNGQEAGKTIQEILSQPGFKEEAPLQLGTWSNQDELKLSGVSVGRSVSDIDLSFKGKKKIGIIGASGAGKSTLVDILGGFLEPDGGMIEVNGSGRSHLQDGSWQKNLLYIPQHPYIFDDTLANNIRFYHPSASAEDTARAAAAAGLTEMVDNLSDGLEGRIGEGGRALSGGQAQRVALARAFLGNRPILLLDEPTAHLDIETEYEIKETMLDLFEDKLVFLATHRLHWMLDMDEIIVLDGGRVAEIGTHDELLATNGVYTKLVEAQLGERA, encoded by the coding sequence ATGGGAAAAGACCTGTTTCGATATAAAGGAATGAAGCGGATTCTCACCGTGATTACTTGTTTAACGCTGATTCAGACAGCCGCTATTATTATGCAGGCAGAGTGGCTGAGTGAAGCCGTAACCGGATTGTTCAATGGGGAGGGCATTGTCTCCCTGTTTCCGGTGATCGGCTTTTTCCTGATCGCTTTTGTCGCCCGGCATGGTGTGACGGTGGCGCGCCAGAAAATCGTCTATCAATATGCCGCCCGGACTGGGGCAGATTTGAGAAAGAGTTTTCTTGATCAGCTGTTTCGATTAGGCCCCCGCTTTGCAAAGAAAGAGGGGACGGGGCAAATGGTGACGCTGGCGATGGAAGGCATCAGCCAGTTCCGCCGCTACCTGGAGCTGTTTCTGCCGAAAATGGTCAGCATGGCGATTGTGCCTGCGGCGGTTGTCATTTATGTGTTTTTCCAGGATCGTACATCGGCCATCATTTTAGTCGCAGCGATGCCGATTCTGATCATCTTTATGATTCTCCTCGGCCTTGTCGCGCAGAGAAAAGCGGATCGTCAGTGGAAATCCTATCAGAGACTTTCCAATCATTTTGTTGACTCTCTTCGCGGGCTGGAGACATTGCGTTTCCTAGGTTTGAGCAAGTCGCACAGCAAAAATATCTTCTATGTGAGTGAGCGGTATCGCAAAGCAACGATGAGCACGCTTCGGGTGGCGTTTTTATCATCATTCGCCCTCGATTTTTTCACGATGCTGTCGGTGGCGACAGTCGCAGTGTTCCTGGGCCTGCGCCTGATTGACGGCGATATTTTGCTTGGTCCCGCTTTAACGGCCCTTATTCTCGCACCGGAGTATTTTCTGCCGGTTCGGGAAGTGGGAAATGATTATCACGCAACGCTGAACGGGCAGGAAGCAGGCAAAACCATTCAAGAGATTTTGTCGCAGCCTGGTTTTAAAGAAGAAGCGCCGCTTCAGCTTGGAACGTGGTCCAATCAGGATGAGCTGAAGCTGTCAGGCGTGTCAGTCGGCCGGTCGGTGTCCGATATTGATCTGTCATTCAAAGGCAAGAAAAAAATCGGCATCATCGGTGCAAGCGGCGCCGGAAAATCAACATTGGTTGATATTCTCGGCGGATTTTTGGAGCCGGATGGCGGGATGATTGAGGTTAATGGTTCAGGGCGGTCCCATTTGCAGGACGGCAGCTGGCAGAAAAACCTCCTTTATATCCCGCAGCATCCGTACATTTTCGATGATACGCTGGCGAACAACATTCGCTTCTACCATCCAAGCGCTTCTGCTGAGGATACAGCCCGCGCCGCTGCCGCGGCGGGGCTGACGGAGATGGTGGACAACCTTTCGGATGGATTAGAGGGACGAATCGGGGAAGGCGGCCGGGCGCTCAGCGGCGGCCAAGCGCAGCGTGTCGCACTTGCCCGCGCCTTTTTGGGAAACCGTCCGATCCTGCTGCTGGATGAGCCGACCGCCCATCTTGATATCGAAACAGAATATGAAATAAAAGAAACGATGCTGGATTTATTTGAGGATAAGCTCGTCTTTCTCGCCACTCACCGCCTTCACTGGATGCTCGATATGGACGAAATTATCGTGCTGGACGGGGGCAGGGTTGCAGAAATCGGGACTCACGATGAATTGCTGGCGACAAACGGTGTGTACACCAAACTCGTGGAGGCACAACTGGGGGAAAGAGCATGA
- the cydB gene encoding cytochrome d ubiquinol oxidase subunit II, which translates to MASLHDLWFILVAVLFVGFFFLEGFDFGVGMATRFLGHNELERRVLINTIGPFWDANEVWLLTGAGAIFAAFPNWYATMLSGYYIPFVIVLLALMGRGVAFEFRGKVEHLKWVKVWDWVVFFGSLIPPFVLGVLFTTLFRGMPIDADMNIHAHLADYINVYSVLGGVTVTLLCFQHGLMFITLRTIGDLQNRARKMAQNIMGVVFVTVLAFAALSAYQTDMFTRRGEITIPLVVLIVICFMLAALFIRKKKDGWTFGMTGAGLALTVGMIFISLFPRVMVSSLQSAYDLTVANASSGDYSLKVMSIAALTLLPFVIGSQIWSYYVFRKRVSHKEPMTY; encoded by the coding sequence ATGGCATCTCTTCATGATCTTTGGTTTATACTCGTTGCCGTATTGTTTGTAGGTTTCTTCTTTTTGGAAGGCTTTGATTTCGGGGTCGGCATGGCGACCCGTTTTCTTGGCCATAATGAATTAGAACGCAGAGTGCTGATCAACACGATCGGGCCGTTTTGGGACGCGAATGAAGTATGGCTTTTGACTGGTGCGGGGGCCATTTTCGCGGCGTTTCCAAACTGGTATGCAACGATGCTGAGCGGTTATTACATTCCGTTTGTCATTGTGCTGCTTGCGTTAATGGGCCGCGGGGTTGCGTTTGAGTTCCGCGGCAAGGTTGAGCATTTGAAATGGGTTAAGGTTTGGGACTGGGTCGTTTTCTTCGGCAGTCTGATTCCTCCGTTTGTGCTTGGTGTGCTGTTCACGACATTATTCCGCGGGATGCCGATTGATGCCGATATGAACATTCACGCACATCTAGCCGATTATATAAACGTATACTCTGTACTTGGCGGTGTGACTGTAACACTTCTTTGCTTCCAGCATGGATTAATGTTTATCACGCTGCGTACGATTGGTGATTTGCAAAACCGCGCCCGGAAAATGGCGCAAAACATAATGGGTGTTGTTTTTGTAACGGTTCTCGCCTTCGCGGCCCTTTCTGCCTATCAGACAGATATGTTTACACGCCGCGGCGAGATTACCATTCCGCTCGTTGTTTTGATTGTCATCTGCTTTATGCTGGCGGCTTTATTTATCCGTAAGAAAAAAGACGGCTGGACATTTGGGATGACAGGCGCGGGACTCGCGCTGACTGTAGGAATGATCTTTATTTCCTTATTCCCTCGGGTAATGGTCAGCTCGCTTCAAAGCGCGTACGATTTAACAGTAGCTAACGCTTCTTCCGGTGATTATTCGCTTAAAGTCATGTCAATTGCAGCATTAACGCTATTGCCGTTTGTGATCGGCAGCCAGATCTGGAGCTATTATGTCTTCCGGAAGCGCGTCAGCCATAAGGAGCCTATGACTTATTAA
- the cydA gene encoding cytochrome ubiquinol oxidase subunit I, translating to MSELVLARIQFASTTLFHFLFVPMSIGLVFMVALMETLYLVKKNELYLKMAKFWGHLFLINFAVGVVTGILQEFQFGLNWSDYSRFVGDVFGAPLAIEALLAFFMESIFIGLWIFGWDRLPKKIHALCIWLVSFGTIMSSFWILTANSFMQEPVGFTIKNGRAEMNDFAALITNPQLWVEFPHVIFGALATGAFFIAGVSAFKLLKKKEVPFFTQSFKLAMIVGLCAGLGVGLSGHMQAEHLMESQPMKMAASEGLWEDSGDPAAWTAFATIDTKNEKSSNEIKVPYALSYLAYQKFSGSVKGMKTLQAEYEKIYGKGDYIPPVKTTFWSFRIMVGAGVVMILAALGGLWLNRRKKLENSKWYLRIMIALISFPFLANSAGWIMTEIGRQPWTVMGLMTTAQSVSPNVTAGSLLFSIIAFGVMYLILGALLVFLFIREIKKGAEHSDHHDVPVSTDPFSQEVYHGISS from the coding sequence ATGAGTGAATTGGTATTAGCCCGCATACAATTTGCATCAACAACGTTGTTTCACTTCTTGTTTGTGCCGATGTCTATCGGGCTTGTGTTTATGGTTGCGTTGATGGAGACTCTTTATCTTGTGAAGAAAAATGAGCTGTACCTCAAAATGGCAAAGTTTTGGGGGCACTTATTCTTAATAAATTTCGCAGTCGGTGTTGTAACGGGGATTTTGCAAGAATTCCAGTTTGGATTGAACTGGTCTGATTACTCCCGTTTTGTCGGAGATGTATTTGGCGCTCCGCTTGCGATTGAAGCATTATTGGCGTTTTTTATGGAATCTATTTTTATCGGATTATGGATTTTCGGCTGGGACCGTCTGCCGAAAAAAATACACGCTCTCTGCATTTGGCTCGTATCATTCGGAACGATTATGTCGTCTTTCTGGATTTTAACTGCGAACTCCTTTATGCAGGAGCCGGTCGGCTTTACGATCAAAAACGGCCGCGCGGAAATGAACGACTTTGCCGCGCTGATCACAAACCCTCAGCTTTGGGTTGAATTCCCGCACGTTATTTTTGGTGCGCTTGCCACCGGGGCTTTCTTTATCGCCGGAGTGAGTGCTTTTAAACTATTGAAGAAAAAAGAAGTGCCGTTCTTTACACAATCTTTTAAACTCGCAATGATCGTCGGCCTTTGTGCCGGTCTCGGCGTCGGCCTTAGCGGACACATGCAGGCTGAGCATTTGATGGAATCACAGCCGATGAAAATGGCTGCCAGTGAAGGCTTATGGGAAGACAGCGGTGACCCTGCTGCTTGGACGGCTTTTGCCACGATCGATACAAAAAATGAAAAAAGCTCAAATGAAATCAAAGTTCCTTATGCCTTGAGCTACTTGGCGTATCAAAAATTCAGCGGAAGTGTCAAAGGGATGAAAACACTTCAGGCTGAGTACGAAAAGATATACGGAAAAGGCGACTACATTCCGCCTGTAAAAACGACATTCTGGAGCTTCCGCATCATGGTTGGCGCAGGTGTTGTCATGATTCTTGCTGCGTTAGGCGGCCTTTGGTTAAACCGCCGCAAAAAGCTTGAAAACAGCAAATGGTATTTGCGCATCATGATCGCGTTAATTTCCTTCCCGTTTCTTGCGAACTCCGCGGGCTGGATTATGACAGAAATCGGACGTCAGCCTTGGACGGTTATGGGTTTAATGACAACCGCTCAATCTGTGTCGCCTAACGTAACAGCGGGCTCCCTGTTATTCTCAATCATCGCATTCGGTGTGATGTACTTGATTCTCGGCGCGCTGCTTGTCTTCTTGTTCATCCGTGAGATTAAAAAAGGTGCGGAGCATAGTGATCATCATGATGTTCCTGTATCAACAGATCCATTTAGTCAGGAGGTATACCATGGCATCTCTTCATGA
- the cimH gene encoding citrate/malate transporter CimH: MGELQTQLQLQTDTIHEGVRKENWFARAMNIKVGIIPLPVYALLFILITVFVMHHDVKSDILTSIAVMAFFGFTFAQIGKSIPIVRSIGGPAILATFIPSAVVYYHLLPNDIVKSTTEFTENSNFLYLFIAGIVVGSILGMKRETLVKAFMKIFIPLIVGSAAAAIVGLAVGTLLGIGFQHTLLYIVIPIMAGGVGEGAIPLSIGYSDIMPMSQGEAFALVLPSIMLGSLCAIILAGLLNRIGKKKPEWTGNGKVDRSEDMSPALEESQNGQQMFNLSLFASGGILAVSLYLVGMLAHDFFGFPAPVAMLLLAVLIKLFRLAPSSIENGAFGVSRFFSTAVTYPLLFAIGVSMTPWDKLIAAFNLSNIITILSVVVTMMAVGFFTGKWLNMYPIETAIINACHSGQGGTGDVAILSAAERLELMPFAQVSTRIGGAITVSLTLLLLHQFY, translated from the coding sequence ATGGGAGAGCTTCAAACACAATTGCAATTGCAAACGGATACAATTCACGAAGGGGTTCGAAAAGAGAATTGGTTTGCGAGAGCCATGAATATAAAAGTAGGCATCATACCGCTTCCTGTGTATGCCTTGCTGTTTATATTAATCACTGTTTTTGTTATGCATCACGATGTAAAAAGTGACATCTTGACATCGATTGCCGTCATGGCGTTTTTCGGGTTTACCTTTGCCCAAATCGGAAAATCGATACCGATTGTTCGTTCTATCGGAGGCCCGGCGATCCTAGCTACTTTTATTCCGTCCGCTGTTGTCTACTATCACCTGCTGCCTAATGATATCGTCAAATCCACCACAGAATTTACAGAAAACTCAAACTTCCTATACTTATTTATCGCCGGGATTGTCGTCGGAAGCATCCTCGGCATGAAAAGAGAAACACTCGTAAAAGCATTTATGAAAATCTTCATTCCGCTTATTGTCGGTTCTGCCGCGGCTGCTATTGTCGGACTGGCTGTCGGCACATTGCTCGGGATCGGATTTCAGCATACATTGCTGTATATCGTCATTCCTATCATGGCCGGAGGAGTCGGAGAAGGCGCTATCCCGCTGTCCATCGGTTATTCTGACATTATGCCCATGTCTCAAGGGGAAGCGTTTGCACTTGTTCTGCCATCGATCATGCTGGGCAGCCTGTGCGCGATTATTCTAGCTGGCTTGCTGAATAGAATCGGGAAGAAAAAACCGGAATGGACAGGCAACGGCAAAGTGGACCGGTCTGAAGATATGTCACCTGCGCTGGAGGAATCACAAAACGGCCAGCAAATGTTCAACCTTTCCTTATTTGCTTCAGGCGGAATTCTTGCTGTCTCCTTATATTTAGTCGGCATGCTCGCACACGACTTTTTCGGATTTCCGGCACCTGTTGCCATGCTGTTACTGGCTGTTCTGATTAAGCTGTTCAGATTGGCGCCTTCCTCAATTGAAAATGGTGCGTTTGGGGTGTCCCGCTTCTTTTCAACAGCTGTGACCTACCCGCTGCTCTTTGCGATCGGGGTGTCCATGACGCCGTGGGACAAGCTTATCGCCGCCTTTAACCTCAGCAATATCATTACGATTCTGTCTGTCGTTGTGACCATGATGGCCGTCGGCTTTTTCACCGGAAAATGGCTGAACATGTATCCGATTGAAACCGCCATTATCAATGCGTGCCATTCAGGGCAAGGGGGCACTGGGGACGTCGCCATTTTAAGCGCCGCAGAAAGGCTTGAACTGATGCCGTTCGCCCAAGTCTCTACCCGCATCGGGGGAGCGATTACGGTGTCCTTAACCTTATTGCTGCTGCACCAATTTTATTGA
- a CDS encoding M56 family metallopeptidase yields MPMGTDLFLFVILGLGLYFISALAAKLIPAADFWIDIVLWVGAAVYIFSHQSFMDGIVSIATMFYCYWTAMDLTVSERAEKPSGHWQEVELARNKTRLLSDITLTAVVFAGAIIFFIYGPDPSALKYVILFGMISGGGALVKRILNVFSVTVLYSAPLEKLHISSRYETRTYPLSDLKDIQLESTADLLKLHPLLTMYSSRLDLTTSFQQVIKLSLPGETLFLTVKEPQRWKALLREYTNAEIKVDTVVSVLPLYHRKNVKRLLGKLYFAVSVKGVSAYALLVLALYALHASPWIMGGAVMLYWVFNMYLSDRVLRAAMDAKPCQHQDVQAAADKIFRKAGISHVRIYETESDDYNGMAVGMNVGRSMVILTSATLPLPLRVIEGILAHEAIHIKKRDVLSSQLLRFLYLGAVVGIILLIEQQITRPEAHKIALWAFIMATILLFQLYQSFCSQWMEVRADNLGAALLEGGHKQMAEALRILAVRQDEDIQKQSAYSSEADADEIQIDSLTRDKSWLFRLIDFQFAPHPPMYWRVSTLLSNKGQGVLKRWLRDRLKESISLK; encoded by the coding sequence ATGCCTATGGGAACAGATCTATTTCTCTTTGTGATTCTCGGGCTGGGACTTTACTTTATATCAGCCCTGGCAGCAAAACTCATTCCGGCCGCAGATTTCTGGATTGATATCGTTCTTTGGGTTGGCGCTGCCGTTTATATCTTCTCTCATCAATCATTCATGGATGGCATTGTCTCGATCGCGACAATGTTCTACTGCTATTGGACCGCAATGGATCTCACTGTCTCTGAGCGCGCGGAAAAACCATCGGGACACTGGCAGGAAGTCGAGCTTGCCAGAAACAAAACACGTCTCCTGTCAGACATCACGTTAACCGCCGTTGTGTTTGCGGGCGCCATCATTTTTTTCATCTATGGCCCTGACCCAAGCGCCCTTAAGTATGTGATCCTTTTCGGTATGATCTCCGGCGGAGGGGCATTGGTGAAACGAATACTGAATGTTTTCAGTGTAACCGTTTTGTATTCAGCACCCTTAGAAAAATTGCACATCAGCTCACGTTATGAAACCCGCACATACCCGCTTTCCGATTTGAAAGACATTCAGCTTGAATCAACAGCTGATCTCTTAAAGCTCCATCCGCTTCTGACGATGTATTCATCCCGTTTAGATCTGACAACAAGCTTTCAGCAAGTCATCAAACTGTCTCTTCCCGGCGAAACATTGTTTCTGACGGTGAAAGAACCCCAAAGATGGAAAGCGCTCCTCCGGGAGTACACAAATGCAGAAATCAAAGTGGACACTGTGGTTTCTGTTTTGCCGCTTTATCATAGAAAAAATGTGAAGCGGCTGCTTGGGAAGCTTTATTTTGCCGTCAGCGTAAAAGGCGTATCAGCTTACGCCCTATTGGTGCTTGCGTTATACGCATTACATGCCTCCCCGTGGATCATGGGCGGTGCCGTGATGCTGTACTGGGTATTCAACATGTATCTGTCAGACCGTGTTTTGCGGGCGGCAATGGACGCCAAGCCTTGTCAGCATCAGGATGTACAGGCAGCGGCCGACAAGATTTTCCGCAAGGCCGGCATTTCCCATGTCCGCATATACGAAACGGAGAGTGATGATTACAACGGAATGGCAGTCGGCATGAATGTCGGAAGGTCAATGGTCATTCTGACAAGCGCCACACTACCTCTGCCGCTGCGTGTCATCGAAGGCATTCTGGCCCATGAGGCGATTCATATTAAAAAGCGTGACGTTCTGTCTTCACAGCTTTTGCGTTTTCTATATCTTGGAGCCGTCGTGGGGATCATCCTCTTAATTGAACAGCAAATAACCCGCCCCGAGGCTCACAAAATCGCGCTTTGGGCTTTCATCATGGCAACGATCCTCCTGTTTCAGCTCTATCAATCCTTTTGTTCGCAATGGATGGAGGTGCGCGCCGACAACCTTGGCGCAGCACTGCTGGAAGGCGGGCACAAACAAATGGCCGAAGCCTTAAGGATCTTGGCGGTTAGGCAGGATGAGGATATACAGAAGCAAAGTGCTTACAGCTCTGAGGCAGATGCGGATGAGATTCAGATTGACTCTCTCACCCGCGATAAAAGCTGGCTTTTCAGATTAATCGATTTTCAGTTCGCTCCTCATCCCCCTATGTACTGGCGTGTCAGCACTTTATTGTCAAACAAAGGACAAGGGGTGCTGAAGCGCTGGCTCAGAGACCGGCTGAAAGAGTCAATCTCTTTGAAATGA
- a CDS encoding polysaccharide deacetylase family protein, producing the protein MKRFILSIFLLGSCLALAACADKEANAEQQMPKAEQKKPEQKTIHVQKKEDDTSAWIKTEKPAKLPILMYHSISSGNSLRVPKEEFEAHMKWLHDNGYQTLTPKEAYLMLTQDKKPSEKCVLITFDDGYTDNYQDAYPVLKKYGMKATIFMIGKSIGHKHHLTEDQMKEMAQHGISIESHTIDHLELNGLTPEQQHSEMADSKKLFDGMFHQQTSIISYPVGRYNEETLKAAKETGYQMGVTTEPGAASRDQGMYALHRVRVSPGMSGASFGTYIESMK; encoded by the coding sequence ATGAAACGTTTTATCCTAAGCATTTTTCTTTTGGGAAGCTGCTTGGCTCTCGCGGCATGCGCTGATAAAGAGGCGAACGCGGAGCAGCAGATGCCGAAAGCGGAACAAAAGAAACCGGAACAAAAGACAATACATGTTCAGAAGAAAGAAGACGATACATCCGCATGGATCAAAACAGAGAAACCGGCAAAGCTGCCGATTTTGATGTACCACAGCATTTCCTCTGGAAACAGCCTCCGTGTCCCAAAGGAAGAGTTCGAAGCGCATATGAAGTGGCTGCACGATAACGGCTATCAGACATTAACGCCAAAAGAGGCGTATCTTATGCTGACACAGGATAAAAAGCCGAGTGAGAAATGCGTATTGATCACGTTTGATGACGGATACACCGACAATTATCAAGACGCGTATCCGGTGCTGAAAAAGTACGGGATGAAGGCGACGATTTTTATGATCGGCAAATCGATCGGACATAAGCATCATCTGACAGAGGACCAAATGAAAGAAATGGCACAGCACGGCATATCGATTGAAAGCCATACGATTGACCACCTTGAGCTGAACGGGTTAACGCCTGAACAGCAGCACAGTGAGATGGCTGATTCGAAAAAGCTGTTTGATGGCATGTTTCATCAGCAAACCTCTATCATCAGCTATCCGGTAGGACGCTACAATGAAGAGACGCTGAAGGCCGCTAAAGAAACGGGCTATCAAATGGGCGTGACGACAGAACCGGGCGCGGCATCGAGGGACCAGGGAATGTATGCTCTTCATCGCGTGCGCGTGTCGCCGGGCATGTCAGGCGCGTCTTTCGGCACGTACATCGAGTCGATGAAATAA
- a CDS encoding ZIP family metal transporter produces the protein MWHAAMWGGISGSAVLLGALASMFLPIRKQMIGYIMAFGTGVLIGAAAYELLGDAVAEGGIVSTGAGFIAGAVVFTVFDYAVSKRGASQRKRSGQAAASGGGIAIFIGTIMDAVPESIMIGASLLEEQSVSFLLVIAIFISNIPEGLSSTAGMKNSGYSRTKILLLWAAVLVISILASWSGFFFLDGASEEAMAAIAAFAGGGIIAMIASTMMPEAYEDSGPMTGLIAALGLLTSLILNQFS, from the coding sequence ATGTGGCATGCGGCAATGTGGGGCGGGATCTCAGGCTCTGCTGTTTTGCTGGGCGCGCTGGCGTCCATGTTTCTTCCGATTCGCAAACAGATGATCGGCTATATTATGGCTTTTGGCACAGGCGTATTAATTGGCGCGGCCGCTTACGAGCTTCTTGGTGACGCAGTGGCGGAAGGCGGAATCGTGTCTACGGGCGCGGGATTTATTGCAGGGGCAGTCGTTTTTACGGTGTTTGATTACGCAGTTTCCAAAAGAGGCGCTTCACAAAGAAAGAGATCGGGACAAGCAGCCGCCAGCGGAGGAGGGATCGCTATTTTTATCGGCACCATCATGGACGCTGTTCCGGAATCAATCATGATTGGCGCCAGCCTTCTCGAAGAACAATCGGTCAGCTTCCTTTTGGTGATTGCGATTTTTATCAGCAACATACCTGAAGGGCTTTCCAGTACAGCTGGAATGAAAAACAGCGGGTACTCAAGAACGAAAATTCTGCTGCTTTGGGCCGCGGTGCTCGTGATTTCAATTCTCGCATCATGGTCAGGATTTTTCTTTCTCGACGGTGCTTCTGAAGAAGCGATGGCAGCGATCGCAGCGTTTGCGGGCGGGGGCATCATTGCGATGATTGCTTCAACGATGATGCCTGAGGCGTATGAAGACAGCGGTCCGATGACAGGCTTAATCGCTGCACTTGGCCTGTTAACCTCGCTGATTTTGAATCAGTTTTCTTAA
- the msmX gene encoding maltodextrin ABC transporter ATP-binding protein MsmX: MAELRMEHIYKYYDQKEAAVDDFNLHIDDKEFIVFVGPSGCGKSTTLRMVAGLEEISKGDFYIEGKRVNDVAPKDRDIAMVFQNYALYPHMTVYDNIAFGLKLRKMPKPEIKKRVEEAAKILGLEEYLHRKPKALSGGQRQRVALGRAIVRDAKVFLMDEPLSNLDAKLRVQMRAEIIKLHQRLQTTTIYVTHDQTEALTMATRIVVMKDGKIQQIGTPKDVYEFPENVFVGGFIGSPAMNFFKGKLTDGVIKIGSAALTVPEGKMKVLREKGYIGKEVIFGIRPEDIHDELIVVESYKNSSIKAKINVAELLGSEIMVYSQIDNQDFIARIDARLDIQSGDELTVAFDMNKGHFFDSETEVRIR, encoded by the coding sequence ATGGCTGAATTGCGGATGGAGCACATTTATAAATATTATGATCAGAAGGAAGCGGCTGTTGACGACTTTAACCTTCACATTGATGATAAGGAATTTATCGTATTCGTCGGCCCGTCAGGCTGCGGGAAATCAACGACGCTGCGGATGGTCGCAGGGCTTGAAGAAATTTCGAAAGGCGATTTTTATATTGAAGGAAAACGGGTCAATGATGTAGCGCCTAAGGACAGGGACATCGCGATGGTATTTCAAAACTACGCGCTCTATCCGCATATGACGGTCTATGATAATATCGCGTTCGGGCTGAAGCTTCGAAAAATGCCTAAGCCTGAAATCAAAAAAAGGGTAGAGGAAGCCGCTAAAATTCTCGGGCTGGAGGAATATTTGCACCGTAAACCGAAAGCGCTGTCAGGCGGGCAGAGACAGCGGGTCGCGCTTGGACGGGCAATCGTTCGGGACGCAAAGGTGTTCCTGATGGATGAGCCTTTATCGAATTTGGACGCGAAGCTAAGGGTGCAAATGCGGGCGGAAATCATTAAGCTCCACCAGAGACTGCAAACCACAACGATTTACGTGACACATGACCAGACAGAAGCGCTGACGATGGCGACACGGATCGTGGTCATGAAAGACGGAAAAATCCAGCAGATCGGGACGCCAAAGGATGTATACGAATTCCCTGAAAACGTATTTGTCGGCGGTTTTATCGGCTCACCGGCGATGAACTTTTTCAAAGGAAAGCTGACGGACGGCGTAATCAAAATCGGTTCTGCGGCATTAACCGTGCCGGAAGGGAAAATGAAGGTGTTGCGTGAAAAGGGCTACATCGGAAAAGAAGTCATTTTCGGCATCCGTCCTGAAGATATTCACGATGAATTAATTGTCGTGGAATCGTATAAAAACTCTTCGATAAAAGCGAAAATCAATGTCGCAGAGCTGCTCGGTTCTGAAATCATGGTTTATTCGCAAATCGACAATCAAGACTTTATCGCGCGGATCGACGCTCGCCTCGATATTCAATCAGGTGACGAGCTGACGGTTGCGTTTGATATGAATAAAGGCCATTTCTTTGACAGTGAGACAGAAGTCAGAATCCGCTAA
- a CDS encoding PucR family transcriptional regulator codes for MKSILAIYPGSIVSEELCVKEDCLCFFDENSQRYISIPKTEISEKETLLLQSFLTPADEADQMSLKPPEENKWFAFLFSSGEVPANVKKRTRFVHFHLLGKIERASFAEAVRHFWPVPFVIVWLHEDRGVIVEQESEAAAGKDELESLAKVLESDFYFSVRFYAGRFYEPDESLRNHYAREQTYFLFAEKRLPQMQSVTFEMIFPFLLLETEKEKLETLLSEEADVLFGNESELRKTIKLFIENNSNVTLTAKKLHLHRNSLQYRIDKFIERSGIDIKTYKGALLAYFISLQSKDSE; via the coding sequence ATGAAATCGATTTTGGCTATTTATCCCGGGTCGATTGTGTCTGAGGAGCTTTGCGTAAAGGAAGACTGTCTATGCTTTTTTGATGAGAACAGTCAAAGATATATCTCTATTCCGAAAACGGAAATCAGCGAAAAAGAGACATTGCTGCTGCAGTCATTTTTGACGCCTGCCGATGAGGCCGATCAAATGTCTTTGAAGCCGCCGGAAGAAAACAAATGGTTTGCGTTTCTTTTTTCCAGCGGGGAAGTGCCGGCGAATGTAAAGAAGAGGACGAGATTTGTTCATTTTCATTTGCTCGGTAAAATAGAGCGCGCGTCTTTTGCCGAAGCGGTTCGCCATTTTTGGCCGGTGCCTTTTGTGATTGTGTGGCTGCATGAGGACAGAGGCGTGATTGTCGAGCAGGAAAGTGAAGCGGCGGCGGGGAAAGACGAACTTGAATCACTCGCTAAAGTTCTTGAAAGTGATTTCTACTTCAGTGTCCGTTTTTATGCCGGAAGATTTTATGAACCGGATGAGAGTCTGCGTAACCATTACGCCCGTGAACAGACGTATTTCTTGTTTGCTGAAAAACGGCTGCCTCAGATGCAGAGTGTGACCTTTGAGATGATATTTCCTTTTTTATTATTAGAAACAGAAAAAGAAAAGCTTGAAACGCTGCTCTCTGAAGAAGCTGATGTTTTATTTGGAAATGAATCTGAGCTGAGGAAAACGATTAAGCTGTTCATTGAAAACAATTCAAACGTGACGTTAACGGCGAAAAAGCTGCATCTGCATCGCAACAGCCTGCAATATCGAATTGATAAATTTATTGAGCGGTCAGGGATAGACATTAAAACGTATAAAGGCGCGCTGCTCGCCTATTTTATCAGCCTGCAAAGTAAAGATTCAGAATAA